In the Bacteroidota bacterium genome, one interval contains:
- a CDS encoding T9SS type A sorting domain-containing protein: MNKRIVFILGFTTLLLGGQVSSPLYRSPLYPQLEALKERGMTYRLLDNDLVEVKQEWSGMSRVFSLRMPSDQEIRAWAQARGIPIIEIDPNAIDTSRFTGWYRYWTQVPLSNDVLLPLVVADINRNGKPEVYGSFRNFASTDFETRTYEVDSAGEVMLVHNYGQPRPGVSRLAVDADSDSLLEVVFTLGGILKDYEQSTMSHFPTELRFSYQRYQSPAVGPGLTGIFMGSLDGDGFVDFLYMGSEPDSADTTRGIVKQYVAEFDPVLGNFRRVWSQALHPNLGGFAVGDFDSDEKMDFVSSSLFGNVYLVANTGNDQYQLVWQDSLPFVNAYYQTAGDVNGNGTPEFFVGAVMNGYYLMMYEADSVHHYSPRLLLHFLAGDLYPNNYCVDVDGDGRVELVTMVGTNLIILKADANNHYFVWYLKREDRKDAFGICDFDRDGKLDFIISKSEVNSQGRLRLYADAYLSSGPVDVSEPRVQRRTSSFQVDTYPNPFNPVITIRYQLPTTDMVSIVVLDIGGRVVASALNKRMQEAGQHSLQWNADGLPSGVYFVQLRSRMDVLTRKTLLIR; encoded by the coding sequence ATGAACAAACGCATTGTGTTCATTCTCGGTTTCACAACTCTTCTCCTCGGCGGACAAGTGTCCTCGCCGCTGTACCGCTCGCCCCTCTACCCACAGCTTGAAGCGCTGAAGGAGCGTGGGATGACATACCGCCTGCTGGACAACGATCTTGTTGAAGTGAAACAAGAGTGGAGCGGCATGTCACGAGTATTCTCCCTCCGCATGCCGAGTGACCAAGAGATACGCGCATGGGCACAAGCACGGGGCATTCCAATAATTGAAATAGATCCCAACGCGATTGATACGAGCAGGTTTACAGGGTGGTACAGATACTGGACGCAGGTGCCGTTGTCGAATGATGTGCTTCTGCCTCTTGTTGTTGCTGACATAAACCGCAATGGGAAACCAGAAGTGTACGGGTCATTTCGAAACTTTGCCTCCACGGATTTTGAAACTCGCACATATGAGGTTGATAGTGCTGGCGAAGTAATGTTGGTTCACAATTATGGTCAGCCAAGACCGGGAGTATCACGACTCGCAGTGGACGCTGATTCCGATTCCCTACTGGAAGTAGTATTCACGCTTGGCGGCATACTCAAAGATTACGAACAAAGCACAATGTCACACTTTCCTACTGAACTAAGATTCTCTTATCAACGCTACCAAAGTCCTGCCGTGGGGCCGGGCCTTACTGGGATCTTCATGGGCTCCTTGGACGGGGATGGCTTCGTTGATTTCCTCTATATGGGTTCCGAACCTGACTCGGCTGACACAACACGAGGAATAGTGAAGCAGTACGTCGCAGAGTTTGATCCAGTGCTTGGCAATTTTCGTCGAGTGTGGAGTCAAGCATTGCATCCCAATCTTGGTGGCTTTGCGGTCGGTGATTTTGATTCAGACGAAAAGATGGATTTTGTATCGTCAAGCCTGTTCGGTAATGTGTATTTGGTTGCAAATACCGGGAATGACCAATATCAATTAGTGTGGCAGGATAGTTTGCCTTTTGTGAATGCGTACTATCAAACAGCAGGTGATGTGAACGGAAACGGCACACCAGAGTTCTTTGTCGGCGCCGTGATGAACGGATACTATCTGATGATGTACGAAGCGGACTCTGTTCATCACTACTCGCCGAGACTTCTCCTCCACTTTCTTGCCGGGGACCTGTACCCGAACAACTATTGCGTTGACGTGGACGGAGACGGAAGAGTGGAATTAGTGACAATGGTTGGGACGAATCTAATCATTCTCAAGGCAGATGCAAACAATCACTATTTCGTTTGGTATCTCAAGAGAGAGGACAGGAAGGATGCATTTGGTATCTGCGATTTTGACAGAGATGGCAAATTAGATTTCATCATAAGCAAGTCAGAGGTAAACAGTCAAGGTCGGCTCCGACTCTATGCAGACGCGTATCTCTCCTCCGGCCCTGTAGACGTTTCAGAACCACGAGTCCAAAGAAGGACAAGTTCTTTCCAAGTCGACACCTATCCCAATCCATTCAATCCTGTCATTACAATCAGGTATCAATTGCCAACTACAGACATGGTTTCAATTGTTGTGCTGGACATTGGCGGAAGGGTTGTTGCCAGCGCGTTGAATAAGAGAATGCAAGAAGCCGGTCAGCATTCATTACAATGGAACGCGGATGGCTTGCCGTCAGGTGTGTATTTTGTTCAATTGAGAAGCAGGATGGATGTCTTAACAAGGAAGACCCTTCTTATTCGGTAA
- a CDS encoding T9SS type A sorting domain-containing protein yields MCSPRCILALYFLVWSYAAIAQPSLEDTRSLSVTAHSMASDGYGLHSVSVDGNGYVNHHLLDNNGVIISGYSSTIAAGQYPVVTSFGGKLRVALKTGQQSTTLYQSSNGGASWSAIPNMPTITSDVFDLDSYTDDYGTHIVWSTGTFGDVEVWHMSFRDNTSEWSTPFNVTNLASPEYGYRPKVTASETKANVLFLWSGQLHSRDLTLSTNQWDNSYATVPNTNAALAVNAVTLGDSVYALFALMPTVQESHQYQDFFFTQRHKNTTTWLNPTYVSTTTYGLAYSYLRNRMVTAGDAVYFLINCNYNFLIPPPEQMCYIPVLYLWRYSSASGLGPEALFVGETNLEATDGSSLLLSKWNNGVYAFWSGDPNGYNMRRKPFALNGTVSERTLLTGNNWVSYVSGIADGATFDTSVAVDAMPGSETFVLASGTASPTKLIALGTLNAQQNSRFTCGENTKIEVYGQLNALGTSSEPVVFDAANPAQKWDRLAVSTGLAVSTISYCTILNANIGVDCAYSRLIMSNATISECLTGLSVINPHPKYYCIVSQSTISSCEYYGASVFDSYGVLLDGNLIADNDWGAMISGGTALLTKNAFAGNNVGFAASYGSYPRLGEMALDSPGENSFDNATIEIAAFLTSAPFMGLASQYGDMGGYNCVISDAPVFVDAYDESYVLAQRNSWNADPPDDWRFRVWDHAVIDYDKHLPECSFLEAKPVAGQPSLPSLMRVTPENRMLSEGMIHLGRRRFGDAIQTLRSLVADYSTSAEARAALVHLAHAYRAYAAERGNDSSLQVMRLYLRNQVLHNENSSMRRIARILHAGELSKAGDFTGAQQQYSTLINESRSSNERLHHVFAAFMLQAIAMESKSSALPYLTRLRAEWPNEHLSKLAQLHFDGISPISRRTHLEKNGATHNPQAVPQSYALFQNYPNPFNPSTTVRFQTPHDGFVSVKVYNMLGQEVATLVNEQRVAGVHEVIFDASRFSSGVYIYKLTAGGFTAAKKLVLVK; encoded by the coding sequence ATGTGTTCTCCACGATGTATTCTCGCTCTTTACTTCCTCGTTTGGTCATACGCGGCAATTGCCCAGCCAAGCTTGGAAGACACACGCTCGCTTTCTGTCACTGCTCACAGTATGGCATCGGATGGTTACGGCCTGCATTCGGTTAGCGTGGATGGGAATGGGTATGTAAATCACCATTTGCTGGATAACAATGGCGTTATTATTTCCGGCTACTCCAGCACCATTGCAGCCGGTCAATATCCCGTAGTTACGTCTTTTGGCGGTAAGCTTCGCGTTGCATTGAAAACTGGTCAGCAATCAACCACACTCTACCAGAGCAGCAACGGCGGAGCGTCTTGGTCTGCGATTCCAAATATGCCGACAATTACATCGGATGTTTTCGATCTTGATTCCTACACTGATGATTACGGTACGCATATCGTATGGTCTACGGGAACTTTCGGAGATGTCGAAGTGTGGCATATGAGTTTCCGAGATAACACAAGCGAATGGTCTACTCCCTTCAACGTCACCAACCTTGCGTCACCGGAGTACGGGTACCGTCCGAAGGTTACGGCAAGCGAGACAAAGGCGAATGTGTTGTTCTTATGGAGCGGCCAGTTGCACTCCCGTGATCTCACCCTCAGCACAAACCAGTGGGATAACAGCTACGCAACAGTACCAAACACCAATGCTGCCCTTGCGGTGAACGCCGTAACCTTGGGAGATTCTGTTTATGCTCTTTTCGCACTGATGCCGACAGTACAGGAAAGTCATCAGTATCAAGATTTCTTTTTCACTCAGCGACACAAGAATACGACGACTTGGCTGAACCCGACCTATGTATCCACAACGACATACGGCCTCGCCTATAGCTATTTGCGCAATCGCATGGTAACGGCGGGCGACGCGGTCTACTTTCTTATCAACTGTAATTACAATTTTCTGATACCTCCGCCAGAGCAGATGTGCTATATCCCCGTGTTGTATCTATGGAGGTATTCTTCCGCTTCCGGTCTTGGCCCTGAGGCGTTGTTTGTCGGCGAGACAAACTTGGAGGCAACAGATGGCTCTTCGCTGCTTCTCAGCAAATGGAATAATGGCGTGTACGCGTTTTGGTCGGGCGATCCAAACGGCTACAACATGCGCCGCAAACCATTCGCGCTAAACGGAACCGTTTCGGAGAGGACACTTCTCACGGGAAACAATTGGGTGAGCTACGTTAGCGGGATAGCAGACGGTGCTACGTTCGACACAAGTGTTGCGGTTGATGCCATGCCCGGTTCCGAAACGTTTGTGCTTGCAAGTGGTACAGCATCTCCTACGAAATTGATCGCTTTAGGAACCTTGAACGCACAGCAGAACTCGCGCTTCACGTGCGGCGAAAACACGAAAATCGAAGTATACGGCCAACTGAATGCGCTCGGAACAAGTTCGGAGCCCGTTGTCTTCGATGCAGCAAACCCGGCACAGAAATGGGACCGTCTCGCAGTTTCAACCGGGTTGGCCGTTTCAACAATCAGTTACTGCACAATTCTCAATGCAAACATTGGAGTGGATTGCGCGTACTCGCGGCTCATTATGAGCAACGCAACAATTTCGGAATGTCTCACGGGGTTATCCGTCATCAATCCACATCCGAAATACTATTGCATAGTGTCGCAGTCCACGATCAGTAGCTGCGAGTACTATGGCGCGAGCGTGTTTGATTCCTACGGTGTATTGTTGGATGGCAATCTCATCGCGGACAATGATTGGGGTGCAATGATCAGCGGTGGAACGGCGTTGCTCACAAAGAATGCCTTTGCCGGAAACAATGTTGGCTTTGCTGCATCATACGGGTCCTACCCGCGCTTGGGCGAAATGGCATTAGACAGTCCGGGCGAGAATAGTTTCGACAACGCAACCATTGAGATAGCCGCCTTTCTTACCTCGGCGCCCTTTATGGGCCTCGCATCTCAATACGGAGACATGGGTGGATACAACTGCGTGATTAGTGACGCTCCTGTATTTGTTGACGCATACGACGAGTCGTATGTACTTGCGCAAAGGAATTCGTGGAACGCCGATCCACCGGACGATTGGCGTTTCCGCGTGTGGGATCATGCAGTGATTGATTACGACAAACATCTCCCCGAATGCTCTTTTCTGGAAGCAAAACCGGTCGCGGGTCAACCCTCGCTTCCTTCATTGATGCGAGTGACTCCAGAAAACCGAATGTTGTCCGAGGGAATGATCCATCTTGGCCGAAGAAGATTCGGAGACGCTATACAGACACTAAGGTCCCTCGTTGCGGACTACAGCACGTCTGCCGAGGCGCGGGCTGCTCTGGTACACCTTGCGCACGCATACCGTGCATACGCCGCGGAACGGGGCAATGATAGCTCGCTGCAAGTGATGAGGCTCTATTTGAGAAACCAGGTGCTGCACAATGAGAACAGCAGTATGCGGAGAATCGCCAGGATTTTGCATGCCGGCGAATTGTCAAAGGCGGGCGATTTTACGGGCGCCCAGCAGCAATATAGCACGTTGATTAACGAGTCACGCTCATCGAACGAGAGGCTTCATCATGTATTTGCTGCCTTCATGCTCCAGGCAATAGCGATGGAAAGCAAGAGCAGCGCACTGCCGTATCTTACACGCTTGAGAGCCGAATGGCCCAACGAACATTTGTCGAAGTTGGCTCAACTCCACTTCGATGGAATTTCTCCGATCTCACGCAGAACTCATCTTGAGAAGAATGGTGCGACACACAATCCCCAAGCAGTACCGCAATCGTACGCACTGTTCCAGAATTATCCGAACCCGTTCAATCCGTCAACAACCGTCCGGTTCCAAACCCCACATGACGGGTTCGTTTCAGTCAAAGTGTACAACATGCTCGGGCAGGAGGTGGCAACTCTTGTCAATGAGCAGCGAGTGGCGGGCGTGCATGAAGTGATATTCGACGCGTCGAGGTTCTCCTCCGGCGTGTACATTTACAAACTTACGGCGGGCGGTTTCACAGCAGCGAAGAAGCTTGTGCTGGTGAAGTAA
- the glgP gene encoding alpha-glucan family phosphorylase — translation MDKVVTELHELARNLWWSWNPSAQSIFQQLSPFFWEHSNHNPVEVMNWISGPELRGKLQDPDFFKHASAVCNDFRLYMSQKGTWGSKNASSLKKAPVAYFSAEFGLHESLRIYSGGLGILSGDHAKSASDLGLPFVGISLFYRQGYFNQQISNDGWQQELYPVYDPLKLPLTLVKDKKGNPVVCTIEINGTFVAFQAWAVHVGRVTVYLLDTKLPQNDDRSREITAHVYGGDQTTRIAQEIVLGIGGVRLLRAIGINPSVFHMNEGHSAFLTLELLREQLNAKKPLEKAEAFVKDHCVFTTHTPVPAGHDRFSRDLMNTAFHKFSEVSGLTIDHLMGYGRIRPDDINETFCMTVLALKMSRAANGVSELHGRTSVQMWKDLYPDWNKDEDPIGAITNGVHINGWASPTASQFFSRTLGTKWHERIRDAKYWQKSIESKKISDAELWALRTSLRRELIEFARKRLREQHLRHGGDGLGVYENLLSPDVLTIGFARRFATYKRAPLFFRDMEWAIRMLNNKEKPVQIIFAGKAHPRDDAGKHFIQEIINMTKRLDMFGKVVFVENYDINVARYLVSGSDVWLNTPRRPMEACGTSGEKTILHGGLNVSTMDGWWREAFDGKNGWAVGEDATAPTDHEQDDKDAYSLRTVLETEVLPLFYDRGKDGIPHAWLKRVRHSMASLIPQYNTDRMVVEYTKKYYLPKKR, via the coding sequence ATCGATAAGGTTGTAACAGAGTTGCACGAGCTTGCCCGTAACCTGTGGTGGTCGTGGAATCCATCGGCACAGTCTATTTTCCAACAACTCTCTCCGTTCTTCTGGGAACACAGCAATCATAATCCTGTCGAGGTGATGAACTGGATTTCCGGCCCAGAATTACGCGGAAAATTACAGGATCCCGATTTCTTCAAGCATGCGAGTGCAGTGTGCAATGATTTCCGATTGTACATGAGTCAGAAGGGAACGTGGGGATCGAAGAATGCATCGTCGTTAAAGAAGGCCCCCGTTGCATATTTCAGTGCCGAGTTCGGTTTGCATGAAAGTCTCCGCATCTACTCCGGCGGCCTCGGCATCCTCTCCGGCGATCATGCCAAAAGCGCCAGTGATCTCGGCCTGCCGTTTGTCGGCATCAGTCTGTTCTACCGTCAGGGATACTTCAACCAGCAAATCTCCAACGATGGGTGGCAGCAAGAACTCTATCCTGTTTATGACCCGCTGAAACTTCCTCTCACTCTCGTCAAGGATAAGAAAGGAAATCCCGTTGTCTGCACGATTGAAATCAACGGCACGTTCGTTGCGTTTCAAGCGTGGGCAGTTCATGTTGGCCGAGTCACCGTGTATCTTCTGGACACCAAGCTGCCGCAAAACGACGACCGTTCCCGCGAGATCACAGCGCATGTGTACGGCGGCGATCAGACGACGCGCATCGCTCAGGAAATTGTACTCGGCATCGGCGGCGTGCGGTTGTTGCGGGCCATCGGCATCAATCCTTCCGTCTTTCATATGAATGAGGGACATTCGGCATTCCTGACCTTGGAATTGTTGAGAGAACAACTGAATGCGAAGAAGCCTCTCGAAAAAGCAGAAGCGTTTGTGAAAGATCATTGTGTGTTTACAACGCATACACCTGTCCCTGCGGGCCACGATCGCTTCAGCCGCGACCTGATGAATACGGCGTTCCACAAATTCTCCGAGGTATCGGGACTGACTATCGATCACTTGATGGGCTACGGCCGCATCCGCCCCGATGATATCAACGAGACGTTCTGCATGACGGTACTCGCTCTGAAGATGTCACGCGCCGCGAACGGCGTAAGCGAACTGCACGGCAGAACGAGCGTACAGATGTGGAAGGATTTGTACCCCGATTGGAACAAAGACGAAGATCCGATCGGAGCCATAACCAACGGTGTTCACATCAACGGCTGGGCGTCGCCGACGGCGTCACAGTTTTTCAGCCGCACGCTCGGAACGAAATGGCATGAACGCATCCGCGATGCGAAGTATTGGCAGAAATCCATCGAGTCGAAGAAGATTTCCGACGCCGAACTCTGGGCGCTGCGTACTTCACTCCGCCGCGAGCTGATTGAATTTGCCCGCAAGCGGCTGCGCGAACAACACCTCCGCCACGGCGGCGACGGCCTTGGCGTCTACGAGAATCTTCTTTCTCCCGACGTTCTGACGATCGGTTTTGCACGCCGGTTTGCCACGTACAAGCGTGCCCCGCTTTTCTTCCGCGACATGGAATGGGCCATCCGCATGTTGAACAATAAAGAGAAACCTGTACAGATTATTTTTGCGGGGAAAGCTCACCCGCGGGACGATGCCGGCAAGCACTTCATCCAGGAAATCATCAACATGACGAAACGGCTCGACATGTTCGGCAAGGTCGTCTTTGTTGAGAACTACGACATCAACGTTGCGCGCTACCTCGTCTCCGGCTCCGACGTGTGGCTGAACACGCCCCGGCGCCCGATGGAGGCATGCGGCACAAGCGGCGAAAAGACAATCCTGCACGGCGGATTGAACGTGAGCACGATGGACGGATGGTGGCGTGAAGCGTTCGACGGCAAAAACGGCTGGGCTGTCGGCGAAGATGCCACCGCCCCGACCGATCACGAACAAGACGACAAGGACGCGTACTCGCTCCGCACCGTTCTTGAAACAGAAGTCCTCCCGTTGTTCTACGACCGCGGCAAGGACGGCATCCCGCATGCGTGGCTCAAGCGTGTTCGCCACTCGATGGCGTCACTCATTCCGCAGTACAATACGGATAGGATGGTGGTGGAGTATACGAAGAAGTATTATTTGCCGAAGAAGCGGTAG
- the typA gene encoding translational GTPase TypA, translated as MSTARREDIRNIAIIAHVDHGKTTLVDHMLRQTGTFRSNQQMVTRVMDSNDLERERGITILAKNTSIHYKGTKINIVDTPGHADFGGEVERTLTMVDGVLLLVDAAEGPLPGTKFVLKKSLDLNLKPIVVINKIDRKDARAHEVLDMVFELFLSLGANDHQLDFPTIYAIAKQGIAKRELDDESTTLEPLLDAIVHTVPPPPGDTASPFQMLVTTIDYSEYLGRLGIGRVHRGTIKLGSPMKIIHRDKVVEDAKVTKVYTFDGLKRIEVHEASAGDIIALAGMEDVDIGETIADAADPTPLPFVAIEEPTLSMNFIVNNSPFAGLDGKYVTTRNLAERLTRELRSNVSLRIELTDSPDVFKVSGRGELHLAILIENMRREGYELQVSRPEVIYKRIDDVLAEPIEHVIIDVPEEHIGVVIENLGRRKGEMKNMISASGNTRLEFYVPARGLIGFRGEFLTQTKGTGILHHNFAGYEPYKGDIAHRTKGALVAMETGDATAYAMWKLAERSTFFIEPGTRVYAGMVVGENSREQDMLVNVCKTKQLTNMRASGADEAIRLEPPHIHTLEQAVEWISDDEYVEVTPNSIRIRKRYLDANERNRMTKKKADSLVAQQA; from the coding sequence TTGTCAACGGCACGCAGGGAAGATATACGCAACATCGCCATTATTGCGCATGTTGATCACGGCAAGACGACGCTGGTGGATCACATGCTTCGGCAAACCGGTACATTCCGCTCAAACCAGCAAATGGTAACGCGGGTAATGGATTCGAACGACCTTGAACGGGAACGCGGTATCACGATTCTCGCGAAGAATACTTCCATCCATTACAAAGGAACAAAGATCAATATCGTTGACACACCGGGTCACGCCGATTTCGGCGGCGAAGTCGAGCGCACGCTCACGATGGTGGACGGCGTTCTTCTGCTGGTTGATGCGGCGGAAGGCCCCTTGCCGGGAACGAAGTTCGTTCTCAAAAAATCCCTCGACCTCAATCTCAAACCGATTGTGGTCATCAACAAGATAGATCGGAAAGATGCGAGGGCGCACGAAGTTCTCGATATGGTATTCGAGTTGTTCCTCTCGCTCGGCGCCAACGATCATCAGCTCGATTTCCCGACCATCTATGCCATTGCAAAACAAGGAATTGCAAAACGGGAATTGGACGACGAGAGTACAACGCTCGAGCCTCTTCTTGATGCCATCGTTCACACCGTTCCGCCGCCGCCCGGCGATACTGCTTCCCCGTTCCAGATGCTCGTCACCACAATAGATTACAGTGAATATCTCGGACGCCTGGGGATAGGACGTGTGCACCGCGGGACCATCAAGTTAGGTTCGCCGATGAAGATCATCCATCGCGACAAGGTCGTTGAAGACGCCAAAGTAACCAAAGTGTACACGTTTGACGGGCTCAAGCGTATTGAAGTGCATGAAGCAAGTGCCGGCGATATTATCGCGCTTGCAGGAATGGAAGATGTCGATATCGGCGAAACGATTGCCGATGCCGCCGATCCGACGCCGCTGCCGTTCGTTGCCATCGAAGAGCCGACACTATCGATGAACTTTATCGTCAACAACTCGCCGTTTGCAGGATTGGACGGCAAGTACGTTACGACGCGCAATCTGGCCGAGCGGTTGACGCGTGAGCTTCGCTCGAATGTCAGTCTGCGTATTGAGTTGACGGATTCACCCGATGTGTTCAAGGTGAGTGGCCGCGGAGAACTTCATCTTGCGATTCTTATTGAGAATATGAGGCGGGAGGGATATGAATTGCAGGTCTCGCGTCCCGAAGTCATTTACAAGCGGATAGACGACGTCCTTGCCGAACCGATTGAACATGTTATTATTGATGTGCCCGAAGAACACATCGGCGTGGTGATTGAGAATCTCGGACGCCGCAAGGGCGAAATGAAGAATATGATTTCTGCCAGCGGCAACACGCGTCTTGAGTTCTACGTCCCGGCCCGCGGCCTGATAGGATTCCGCGGCGAGTTCCTGACGCAGACGAAAGGCACGGGCATTCTTCATCACAACTTTGCCGGGTATGAGCCCTACAAAGGCGACATCGCCCATCGTACCAAAGGGGCCCTCGTTGCCATGGAAACGGGGGATGCAACAGCCTATGCAATGTGGAAGCTTGCCGAACGTTCCACCTTCTTTATTGAACCCGGAACACGGGTGTATGCGGGAATGGTTGTCGGCGAAAATTCGCGCGAGCAGGATATGCTTGTGAACGTCTGCAAAACGAAGCAGCTTACCAACATGCGCGCCTCAGGGGCTGATGAGGCAATCAGGCTTGAGCCGCCGCATATTCACACACTCGAGCAAGCCGTCGAGTGGATCAGTGACGACGAATACGTGGAAGTCACGCCAAACTCCATCCGCATCAGGAAACGGTATCTCGATGCCAACGAACGAAACCGCATGACCAAGAAGAAAGCGGACTCTCTTGTCGCGCAGCAGGCGTGA
- a CDS encoding SDR family oxidoreductase: MNISLSNKVSLITGGSRGIGAATALMLAEAGSEIILNYARNTERAGAIASAIRELGRKVLVQKANVGNAAEARSLVEAGITSFGKIDIVVNNAGIWTYGEIGAMDEKVWDETMDANLKSIFNICNAVVPHMKRNGGGRIINVASTAGQRGEAFHSHYAASKGGVIAFTKSIAVELAPFNILVNTVAPGWVDTEMTEAALGDEMSRKEIAATIPLNRIATPEDIAGPVLFLASDLARHITGSTISVNGGSVLL; the protein is encoded by the coding sequence ATGAACATTTCGTTGTCAAACAAAGTCAGCCTGATAACGGGCGGCTCGCGCGGCATTGGTGCAGCAACAGCGCTGATGCTCGCCGAAGCAGGCTCGGAGATCATCCTCAACTACGCTCGCAACACCGAACGGGCTGGCGCGATTGCAAGCGCGATCCGTGAACTCGGGCGCAAGGTTCTTGTACAAAAGGCGAATGTCGGAAACGCAGCCGAGGCTCGCTCGCTGGTCGAAGCGGGCATCACATCATTCGGCAAGATCGACATCGTCGTGAATAACGCAGGCATCTGGACGTACGGCGAGATTGGGGCGATGGACGAAAAAGTGTGGGATGAGACGATGGATGCCAATCTCAAAAGCATTTTCAATATCTGCAACGCTGTCGTCCCTCACATGAAGCGCAATGGCGGCGGACGAATTATCAATGTCGCTTCAACTGCCGGACAGCGAGGGGAGGCGTTTCACTCGCATTATGCCGCGTCGAAGGGGGGAGTGATTGCTTTCACGAAATCCATCGCCGTCGAGCTTGCGCCGTTCAACATCCTCGTCAACACCGTTGCGCCGGGTTGGGTTGATACGGAGATGACGGAAGCTGCTCTGGGCGATGAAATGTCCAGGAAGGAGATTGCCGCGACCATTCCGCTCAATCGGATCGCAACGCCCGAAGATATTGCCGGACCGGTTCTCTTTCTCGCATCCGATCTTGCGCGGCACATCACGGGCAGCACGATCAGCGTCAATGGCGGCAGCGTGCTTCTGTAA
- the lysC gene encoding lysine-sensitive aspartokinase 3, with protein sequence MIVMKFGGTSVEDASALRNVAQIVDARRRLKPLVVLSACAGVTNALIKTAHDAAAGNKKEALKGFAAMHERHNMIADELLGSDAHSAKEVFESDFAELRQLVHGLSILNELTPRALDQIVAHGERWSSRLLSLFLQKEKIPALFVDARTVMITGNEFTKAAPLFDIIEEKANEILQPPLEAGNIVVTQGFIGSTKEGITTTIGRGGSDYSAAILGAVLNADEIQIWTDVDGFLTADPKIVSDARKIREMTFTEAAELAYFGAKVLHPSTILPAVQKNIPVRVLNSRRPEGEGTLITNTAPGYPGCIVKSVAYKKGITVIGIQSTRMLMAHGFLARVFEVFERHKKSVDVVVTSEVGVSLTVDNDSDVEKIEEELARFADVKVERNKVVFCVVGERMKLTKGVAARVFSALADAKVNIELISQGGSEINLTFVVDEADVDRTVRALHIEFFSDNAEEAGLFDEIPDNSNRV encoded by the coding sequence ATGATCGTCATGAAATTCGGGGGAACATCCGTTGAGGATGCCTCCGCGTTGCGGAATGTCGCGCAGATTGTTGATGCGCGTCGACGCCTCAAACCGCTTGTCGTCCTTTCCGCCTGCGCGGGAGTAACAAACGCCCTCATCAAAACGGCACACGACGCGGCGGCAGGAAACAAAAAAGAGGCGCTGAAGGGATTTGCGGCGATGCACGAGCGACACAATATGATTGCCGACGAACTGCTCGGCTCCGACGCGCATTCCGCAAAAGAAGTTTTTGAATCGGATTTCGCCGAGCTGCGGCAGCTTGTGCACGGACTTTCCATTTTGAACGAACTGACGCCGCGGGCGCTGGATCAGATTGTTGCACACGGCGAACGCTGGTCGTCAAGGCTTCTCAGTCTATTTCTTCAGAAAGAGAAAATCCCTGCCCTGTTCGTTGACGCGCGAACGGTGATGATTACGGGAAACGAATTCACCAAAGCCGCTCCGCTGTTCGACATCATCGAAGAGAAAGCGAACGAAATCCTTCAGCCTCCGCTCGAAGCCGGAAATATTGTCGTGACGCAAGGATTTATCGGCTCTACAAAAGAAGGCATTACCACGACAATCGGCCGGGGCGGTTCCGATTATTCCGCTGCGATTTTGGGCGCAGTATTGAATGCCGATGAAATCCAAATCTGGACCGACGTTGACGGCTTCCTGACTGCCGACCCGAAGATCGTTTCAGATGCCCGCAAGATTCGTGAGATGACGTTCACCGAAGCGGCAGAGCTAGCCTACTTCGGCGCGAAGGTGCTGCATCCGAGCACGATTCTGCCCGCCGTTCAGAAGAACATTCCCGTCCGTGTACTCAACTCAAGGCGGCCCGAGGGAGAGGGAACCCTCATCACCAACACGGCCCCGGGATATCCGGGCTGCATCGTGAAATCGGTGGCGTACAAAAAGGGAATCACCGTCATAGGCATTCAAAGCACGCGCATGCTCATGGCGCACGGCTTTCTTGCCCGTGTATTTGAAGTGTTCGAGCGCCACAAGAAAAGCGTGGATGTTGTTGTCACATCGGAAGTTGGCGTGTCGCTCACGGTTGACAACGATTCCGATGTAGAGAAGATTGAAGAAGAACTTGCCCGCTTCGCGGATGTGAAAGTCGAGCGAAACAAGGTCGTCTTCTGCGTTGTCGGCGAGCGGATGAAGCTGACAAAAGGCGTAGCCGCTCGGGTCTTCAGCGCGCTTGCCGATGCAAAAGTGAACATCGAGCTGATCTCGCAAGGAGGATCGGAAATCAATCTTACATTCGTTGTTGATGAGGCAGACGTGGACAGGACCGTGCGTGCCCTGCATATCGAGTTCTTTTCGGATAATGCGGAAGAGGCGGGGTTGTTTGATGAGATCCCTGATAACAGTAACAGAGTGTGA